In a single window of the Cucumis melo cultivar AY chromosome 11, USDA_Cmelo_AY_1.0, whole genome shotgun sequence genome:
- the LOC103502097 gene encoding cell division control protein 6 homolog B: MTAITRANQCKVESVMETNSPKRKLRSSSVQRQQSPVSTPVNWKSPRRCLNSSPKSPPESDGKAVNGGFSNSLTSPIRCLLKDLIVKPDWNPKDTEHVKTAKEALHISTAPTTIMCREDEQNKIFNFCKASVEQEKAGSLYVCGCPGTGKSLSMEKVKDQLAAWAAQSGLQLPDILSINCTSLANTSDIFTKIMGETQPKKKRNGSLTPLQHLRRLYSQKAESSCMKMKLIIADELDYLITKDKAVLHDLFMLTTFPFSRCILIGIANAIDLADRFLPRLQALNCKPQVVTYRAYSKEQILKILQQRLTGLPFVVFHSQALELCARKVAAVSGDMRKALCVCRNAIELLEAEIKASSKEQNHDDACDTPAPPELVKRSESQIVRLDHMAVALSKTFKSPAVETIQSLPQHQQIILCSVVKLVRGGKKDTTIGELNKSYMDICKSTLIPPVGSLELSNMFTVLNDQGLLKLGQSRDNKMRRVLLKVDEADVTFALQGIRFFRNCLAVN, encoded by the exons ATGACAGCCATTACTCGAGCAAATCAGTGCAAGGTCGAGAGTGTAATGGAGACCAATTCCCCGAAGCGAAAACTGAGATCCAGTAGTGTGCAGAGGCAACAAAGCCCTGTCTCTACGCCGGTGAATTGGAAATCTCCTCGTCGGTGCCTTAATTCGAGTCCAAAAAGCCCTCCAGAG AGCGATGGGAAAGCGGTTAATGGTGGCTTTTCTAACTCACTTACTTCACCGATAAGATGCTTGTTGAAGGACCTTATTGTCAAACCAGATTGGAATCCTAAAG ATACCGAACATGTTAAAACAGCGAAAGAAGCATTGCACATATCGACAGCTCCAACAACAATCATGTGCCGTGAAGatgaacaaaataaaatcttcaaTTTCTGCAAGGCTAGTGTGGAGCAAGAAAAAGCTGGTAGTTTGTATGTTTGCGGGTGTCCAGGAACTGGCAAATCTTTGTCCATGGAGAAAGTGAAAGACCAGTTGGCCGCTTGGGCTGCACAG TCAGGTCTTCAGCTGCCAGACATTTTGTCCATAAACTGCACTTCCTTAGCTAATACATCCGATATTTTCACTAAG atCATGGGTGAAACccaaccaaaaaagaaaaggaatggCTCTTTAACACCCTTGCAACATCTTCGACGCTTGTACTCCCAGAAGGCAGAGTCATCTTGCATGAAAATGAA GTTGATAATAGCAGATGAATTGGATTATTTGATTACAAAAGATAAAGCAGTGTTACATGATCTGTTTATGCTCACCACTTTCCCTTTTTCAAGATGTATCTTGATAG GAATTGCAAATGCTATTGACTTAGCTGAtcgctttcttccaagacttcaGGCATTGAATT GCAAACCTCAGGTTGTAACTTATAGGGCGTATTCCAAGGAACAGATCCTCAAAATTCTTCAACAAAGGTTAACT GGGCTTCCTTTCGTTGTCTTCCACTCGCAAGCACTGGAGCTTTGTGCTAGA AAAGTTGCAGCTGTGTCTGGAGACATGAGAAAAGCTCTATGTGTTTGCCG GAATGCCATTGAATTGTTGGAGGCGGAGATCAAAGCATCCTCGAAGGAGCAGAACCATGATGACGCATGTGATACTCCAGCACCACCTGAGCTTGTCAAAAGATCAGAGTCTCAGATT GTGAGGTTGGACCATATGGCTGTGGCCTTATCTAAGACCTTTAAATCACCAGCAGTGGAAACCATACAATCTCTTCCTCAGCATCAACAG ATCATTTTATGCTCTGTTGTGAAACTTGTTCGCGGAGGAAAGAAGGATACAACTATAGGAGAG CTAAACAAATCATACATGGACATATGTAAATCAACATTAATCCCACCGGTGGGTAGTTTGGAACTTTCAAATATGTTCACGGTGCTAAACGACCAG GGGCTTCTCAAACTTGGCCAATCTCGAGACAATAAAATGAGGCGTGTATTGTTGAAAGTCGACGAAGCCGATGTCACATTCGCATTACAG GGAATACGCTTCTTTCGAAATTGCCTTGCAGTAAATTAG